Proteins co-encoded in one Carcharodon carcharias isolate sCarCar2 chromosome 7, sCarCar2.pri, whole genome shotgun sequence genomic window:
- the pde12 gene encoding 2',5'-phosphodiesterase 12 — protein MCGLVSSAARSLPSAGSQRLVGRFPSGPGPNSRPAAMQTAVVRCVPTETKLTISLRLGPGNGSQRHLQREQSESLRTALGRIAHNLLKAQAKPGKGQKAAQAPAQASAPPVVLYLGEEPVPGDTSNAEAWQDGAVLQVGEARYRVERNPPTLTQLRLPSSLLAGFPVCPKVELEFGEASHSLFEWLREADGGWEAAASSRVFTPSNSYIGLKLKLRCHPGDGRRFGAAVELESGGTVEAGPGACTFDSRQWFTRQGLEEPQLRVVSYNILADVYAQTEFSRSNLYPYCPPYALEIDYRQNLIKKELSGYNADIICLQEVDKNVFTNSLSPALDAFGFQGVFRIKEKQHEGLATFFRASKYRLLSQHDVTFSEALASDPLHFEVLEKISANPTVKEKVLQRSTAFQVCVLQSLKDSSKKLCVGNTHLYWHPKGGHIRLVQIAIAFRHLQRVTTEVYPGIPVIFCGDFNSTPNSGLYEFVTKGHISADHPDWTSNGEEEQCSMSLTHSFKLKSACGEPAYTNYVGGFQGCLDYIFIDINMFEVFQVIPFPSHEEIICHLALPSVSHPSDHIALICDLKCK, from the exons ATGTGCGGCCTAGTCAGCAGCGCCGCCCGCTCGTTACCCTCAGCCGGCTCACAGCGGCTTGTAGGCCGCTTCCCCTCGGGCCCGGGCCCGAACTCGCGGCCGGCGGCCATGCAGACAGCGGTTGTCCGCTGTGTCCCCACTGAGACCAAGTTGACCATCTCGCTGCGGCTGGGGCCCGGGAACGGAAGCCAGCGGCACTTGCAGCGGGAGCAGAGCGAGAGCCTGCGGACCGCGCTCGGCCGCATCGCCCACAACCTGCTCAAAGCGCAGGCCAAGCCCGGGAAAGGCCAGAAGGCGGCACAGGCCCCGGCTCAGGCCTCGGCCCCGCCGGTCGTCCTATACCTGGGAGAGGAGCCGGTGCCCGGGGACACGAGTAACGCCGAGGCCTGGCAGGATGGAGCCGTCTTACAGGTGGGGGAGGCCCGGTACCGGGTGGAGAGAAACCCGCCCACCTTGACCCAGCTCCGCTTACCCAGTTCCCTCCTGGCCGGCTTCCCGGTCTGCCCCAAAGTGGAGCTGGAGTTCGGGGAGGCCTCGCACTCTCTGTTCGAGTGGCTGAGGGAGGCGGACGGGGGCTGGGAGGCGGCGGCTAGCAGCCGAGTCTTCACCCCCAGTAACAGCTACATCGGCCTGAAGCTGAAGTTGAGATGTCACCCGGGCGACGGGCGGCGCTTCGGGGCCGCGGTGGAGCTGGAAAGCGGCGGCACGGTAGAGGCCGGCCCGGGAGCTTGTACCTTTGACAGCCGCCAGTGGTTCACCCGCCAGGGCCTGGAGGAGCCGCAACTCCGGGTGGTTTCCTACAACATCCTGGCCGATGTGTACGCTCAGACCGAGTTCTCCAGGAGCAACCTGTACCCTTATTGCCCGCCCTATGCACTGGAGATCGACTACAGGCAGAACCTCATCAAGAAGGAGCTCAGCGGCTACAATGCCGACATCATCTGCCTCCAGGAGGTGGATAAGAATGTGTTCACCAACAGCCTGTCCCCGGCCCTGGATGCTTTCGGCTTTCAGGGAGTGTTTCGGATCAAGGAGAAGCAACACGAAGGTCTCGCAACTTTCTTCAGAGCCTCCAAGTACCGGCTGTTAAGTCAGCATGATGTGACCTTTAGTGAGGCTCTCGCTTCAGACCCCTTACACTTCGAGGTTTTGGAGAAGATTTCTGCAAATCCCACTGTTAAAGAAAAGGTGTTGCAAAGATCAACCGCTTTCCAG GTTTGTGTACTTCAGTCTCTAAAAGATTCATCAAAGAAGTTGTGTGTTGGTAATACTCATCTTTACTGGCACCCCAAAG gAGGACACATTCGCCTTGTTCAGATAGCAATCGCCTTTCGTCACCTCCAAAGAGTTACAACAGAGGTGTATCCCGGTATACCAGTAATTTTTTGTGGTGACTTCAACAGCACCCCAAACTCAGGCTTGTATGAATTTGTCACCAAGGGACACATTTCTGCTGATCACCCCGATTGGACTTCAAACGGTGAGGAAGAACAATGCAGCATGTCCCTTACACACTCATTTAAACTAAAAAGTGCTTGTGGAGAACCTGCTTACACAAATTATGTAGGTGGCTTCCAAGGTTGCCTGGACTACATTTTCATAGATATTAACATGTTTGAAGTTTTTCAGGTTATTCCTTTTCCAAGTCACGAGGAAATCATCTGCCATTTGGCTCTGCCAAGTGTTTCACATCCATCAGATCATATTGCACTTATCTGTGATCTGAAGTGTAAATAA